The sequence CATGCAGCTAGCAGGGGCAGAACTGGTGCTGGCCTCTGATCTGTGGGGCCCCACAACTCCCCTGCCACTCTGTGCCTGGCCTCGTGCTGGGCATCAGGAACAGGCTGACCTGTTCCAATGTGTCCCTGCTTTCACGGGGCACATAGACTGATGGGGGAGGCAGGCCATTAGAAGAAGGAGGAAGCACAGGAGACCTTCCTGGGGAGGAGGGAatgaaggcttcctggaagaggggGCAGTTAGGACTTGGCCTTGTAGgatgaggcagaggttggggaATGAAGTCCCAGGGCTGTGGGGATTCTCTCCTTAACCCCTACACATTTCCTAGGGAATCTGGGAAAATGCAGGGCCTGAGTGACCCATTTACCTCCTGACCTATGACCCTTCAGGGTACAGGACATGCTccctcctccagggagccttccctgaccaccaccTGCATGCACACATGGAGCCCCACAGCTGGCGCTGCACAGCTCTCCCTGGCAAGTGACATCTTTGCTGGGTGGCCTGATACCCACAAGCATTAGGCCCCCACCCCCGCCGTCAGGGAGTTGCTCTAGGGCTGGGTCCTCTGGCCTCCCAAGGTCCTCACATCTACCCTCTCCTCCCTGGCAGTTTCTGTTTGAGCGTGTGGAGGGCATCTCCAGGGCTACCATCATTGATCTTGATGCCCATCAGGTGAGTGCTCTGCAGGGGCTAGACTCTTGGGGGACCTGCCACCCCCAGTTCCAGAATCTCCCTGGGCCAGGAGAGTCTCCTCCTCACGTCCCCACGGCTCTCACggcttctgtcttctgtctctcGGGCTACAAATGCAGGGTCTGTCTTTCTCGCTCTATCCAGGACAGTAGGTCCTCCTCATTGCTCCCGAggggcctccctccctcctcccaactgCCTCCACATGAGGCTCTTCCTGAAGCCCACTCTGATGGGACTGCTCTCGTGTGCAGAGCTCTGCTATGGGTCCCCATTGCTTACGAATAATTTGGGGCACTGCCCCCTGCCCAGAGCTGCTGAGCACTGGCGACCTGCCCCTCGGGTGGATGCCCACACACATGGCTTGGCTCGGGCACCTGGGGTCGCCATTTAAGAACTCGGCGCCTACGGAGTAAAGCATCAAACAAAGCAGAGGGTTACCCCCTCCTCAGGACCGCTAATGAGGCCAGTGCCTCTGGTCAGACAGGAAGGGTACCCGGTGGGCTCCGGAAGGCACCCCCCACACTGCTACTGCTATGGCTTTGTGCTAGTTGGGGAGCTGCCTTGGGTTCTTGTGACCCTGAACTCCTAAGCCAGGTTACATGTAGACAGTCCTTTATAGTTTGCTTTTCACATCCCTGATCCCAACCAGTCCCACCACAGACTTGAGAGGGCAGCAGAGCCGAATTTCTTCCTCTGTTAGGGAACCTAAGAGGCCTGGGCTTGCTCAAGTCCATGCTAGAAGGTGCCGGGGCCTGGTTTTAAggttgaatcccagctctgctccttAACAGCCGTGAGACCTGCTGTCCCCGAGAGCAGGCCGTGCTGCCCTGGCAAATGAGTTTCCTGAGGCATGGCGGCGGGGTGGCGGAGCCCCAGCCTTGCCTAGGGCACCTGCCTGAGAGCGGCTACTGTGACCTCCCCACAGGGCAATGGGCATGAGCGAGACTTCATGGACGACAAGCGTGTGTACATCATGGATGTCTACAACCGCCACATCTACCCCGGGGACCGCTTTGCCAAGCGTAAGCTGCTGCCCCTACCCTCGTCTTGAGGGTGTCCTTGTGGGTGAGGCTCTCTCCTGAGTGTCTCCTGCCTGCCAGGCCCTGCAGAAGCCACTGCGGTGGTTCACAGCATCCCTATGAGGTGAtcctttccattttacagatgaggaaaccgagaccTGGAGAAGTCACTCGACCCACCCAAGATCACATAACCCTGTCCAATAAACATGCATCTGCCTggcaaaaaaaacagaaaggatgaaagaaaaaaaagaataggataaatttgaaaatatgaaataagaaataaattcacataggccgggcgtggtggctcatgcctgtaatcccagcgctttgggaggctgagacaggcagattacctgaggtcaggagtttgagaccaacctgaccaacatggagaaaccccatctctactaaaaatacaaaattagccgggcgtggtggcacatgcctgtaattccagctactcaggaggctgagacaggagaatcgcttgaacctgggaggcggaggttgtggtgagccaagttgcgccattgcactccagcctgggcaacaagagcgaaactccatctcaaaaagaaaagaaagaaattcacatataactgttaaaatgaaaatgcattaaaCTCATCAATGAAAAGGCAGAGACTCTCAGATGAGATTTGAAGACAGGGCTGCCACCTCCACAGGTAGGGGACATTTTTGCACCAGCTGCGGTGAGTCTGGTGTGGATAAGTCAGCAGCTAGTATGGCCCAAGGAACCAGTTTCTCAACAGAAGCTCACATGTGCTGAGCCTGGGCttaagggcagggcagggcagggcagggcgtCCACATGTGTAGCGAAGGCCTGGAGGAGGCAGTGAAATCTTACATTGCCTACACAGATCTCCACACCCCCAGGGCAGTGTCTCAGCTTCAATGCCCCTTCTCTCCTTTGAGTCCCCCTTTTTGCAGCTCTTGGTGCTCTTTTCAGCTTAGTTTTGGGTGGAATGAGACCGAGCAGTGCTGAATCCAACAGACCAGTTTCCAGTCTTGCCTGGTGTCCACAGTCTtgtcctgagcctcagtttcccttctcTATAAATTGAGGCCATCCATGTCTCCCTCCCAGAGGCCATCAGGCGGAAGGTGGAGCTGGAGTGGGGCACAGAGGATGATGAATACCTGGATAAGGTGGAGAGGAACATCGAGAAGTCCCTCCAGGAGCACCTGCCCGACGTGGTGGTGTACAATGCAGGCACCGACATCCTCGAGGGGGACCGACTTGGGGGGCTGTCCATCAGCCCAGCGGTACGTCCTGACTCTGGGGACTGTGGGAGGGTCTGCTCTGTGGACTCAGCGGCAGCAGGAAAGGTGGTCGGCCTCATGTCAGGGAGGAGATGGGCTGAAGCAACAGCAGTTTGGAGCAGGGCTGGCCCTGCAGAAGGACTTCCTGACACCATGGGGGTCTGGCCTGCCTGAGTcaccctcctcttcccccaacAGGGCATTGTGAAGCGGGATGAGCTTGTGTTCCGGATGGTCCGTGGCCGCCACGTGCCCATCCTTATGGTGACCTCAGGCGGGTACCAGAAGCGCACAGCCCGCATCATTGCTGACTCCATCCTTAATCTGTTTGGCCTGGGGCTCATTGGGCCTGAGTCACCCAGCATCTCAGCACAGAACTCAGACACACCGCTGCTTCCCCCTGCAGTGCCCTGACCCTCGCTGCCCTGCCTGTCACTTGGCCCCGCCTATCCGCCCCTtagtgctttttgttttctaaccTCATGGGGTGGTGGAGGCAGCCTTCAGTGAGCATGGAGGGGCAGGGCCATCCCTGGCTGAGGCCTAGAGCTGGCCCTTCCTCCACTTTTCCCTGCTGGAAGCCAGAGGGGCTCGAGGCCTCTATGGGTGGGGGCAGAAGGCAGAGCCTGTGTCCCAGGGGGACCCACACGGAGTCACGGGTCCATGGGTCgagggaggcaggcagttcaCTGAGAATCGGAGAGGACAGGCTAGGTCCCAGGCACAGCAAGGGCCCTGGGCTTGGGGTGTTCTGGTTTTGAGAATGGCAGACCCAGGTCAGAGTGAGGAAGCTTCCACCTCCATCCTGactggcctccctccctccccttggtCGTGGGATTTGCTGCCCTCTTTGCCCCAGAGCTGAAGAGCTACGGGTGCTGGTGTGGATGGCCCAGGAGGTGCTGCAGCTAGACCTCCAGGTGGACCTGGTTCCCAGGCAGCAGGTGGAAACCCTGGGCCTGGAGGTGAGGGGCGGTCAGGAAGGGGTACAGGTGGGTTCCCTCATCTGCAGTTCTCCCTCAGTAAAGCAGGGTCTGGACCTGCCTTCCCAGGCCCTTCTTTGGGGCTGAAGGTGGGAAGGCCTGCAGCCCCGGATCACTGCCTTAGCAGTAGTCTTGCCTGTTCAGTGCAAGGGGCAGGTTTTAGGGGAGGACTTCTTAGGTCAGGGACAGGCCTCAGCCCTGTTGTCTCCAGGGGGCTGCTGACccaggtggggagggggcagaagAAGGGTGGGAGACAGCAGGCCAGGCTCACAGGTGGAAATCAGAGATGCAGGCTGGTGGCCAAGCCAGGTCCTGTAGGAACCCAGGCCCAGGGAGGGACCCAGGTACTGGTGAGGTGGGGCAGGGTTTCCCGGAGAGAGGGCAGTGAGGATCTCTATCCGGCCTGGGGGTTGTGAGCATAGGTAGCCGGGGCAGGGCCCTGGGTGGGACTGTGGCCTCCACTGGCCTCACCAAAGTGCCTGGGCCCCGATCCCTGTCCGTGCCCAGGGCCCCCAGGTGGGCTGGGTCTCTGGCCTTTTCCTCAGCCCTACTCATGGGGACATTCAGGGGCCTCCAGGAAGTGGGCGGGGGAACATCCACCCCTGCTAGCCAGCAGCTGTGGCCCTGACCAAatcaggggctggggagggaaagTGGGTCCGCTGAGATGTCCCTGCTCCATCAGCCCCCTACAGGACTTATGTTCATCACAGTGAGGGGGGCTCCCACTGTCTCCCACCCTC is a genomic window of Macaca mulatta isolate MMU2019108-1 chromosome 2, T2T-MMU8v2.0, whole genome shotgun sequence containing:
- the HDAC11 gene encoding histone deacetylase 11, with amino-acid sequence MLHTTQLYQHVPETRWPIVYSPRYNITFMGLEKLHPFDAGKWGKVINFLKEEKLLSDSMLVEAREASEEDLLVVHTRRYLNELKWSFAVATITEIPPVIFLPNFLVQRKVLRPLRTQTGGTIMAGKLAVERGWAINVGGGFHHCSSDRGGGFCAYADITLAIKFLFERVEGISRATIIDLDAHQGNGHERDFMDDKRVYIMDVYNRHIYPGDRFAKQAIRRKVELEWGTEDDEYLDKVERNIEKSLQEHLPDVVVYNAGTDILEGDRLGGLSISPAGIVKRDELVFRMVRGRHVPILMVTSGGYQKRTARIIADSILNLFGLGLIGPESPSISAQNSDTPLLPPAVP
- the HDAC11 gene encoding histone deacetylase 11 isoform X9, with product MGLEKLHPFDAGKWGKVINFLKEEKLLSDSMLVEAREASEEDLLVVHTRRYLNELKWSFAVATITEIPPVIFLPNFLVQRKVLRPLRTQTGGTIMVGGVGGARPGWGGWLPPLLQRPWRGLLCLCGHHTRHQGFLFERVEGISRATIIDLDAHQGNGHERDFMDDKRVYIMDVYNRHIYPGDRFAKQAIRRKVELEWGTEDDEYLDKVERNIEKSLQEHLPDVVVYNAGTDILEGDRLGGLSISPAGIVKRDELVFRMVRGRHVPILMVTSGGYQKRTARIIADSILNLFGLGLIGPESPSISAQNSDTPLLPPAVP
- the HDAC11 gene encoding histone deacetylase 11 isoform X10, which gives rise to MGLEKLHPFDAGKWGKVINFLKEEKLLSDSMLVEAREASEEDLLVVHTRRYLNELKWSFAVATITEIPPVIFLPNFLVQRKVLRPLRTQTGGTIMVGGVGGARPGGGFHHCSSDRGGGFCAYADITLAIKFLFERVEGISRATIIDLDAHQGNGHERDFMDDKRVYIMDVYNRHIYPGDRFAKQAIRRKVELEWGTEDDEYLDKVERNIEKSLQEHLPDVVVYNAGTDILEGDRLGGLSISPAGIVKRDELVFRMVRGRHVPILMVTSGGYQKRTARIIADSILNLFGLGLIGPESPSISAQNSDTPLLPPAVP
- the HDAC11 gene encoding histone deacetylase 11 isoform X7; this translates as MGLEKLHPFDAGKWGKVINFLKEEKLLSDSMLVEAREASEEDLLVVHTRRYLNELKWSFAVATITEIPPVIFLPNFLVQRKVLRPLRTQTGGTIMAGKLAVERGWAINVGGGFHHCSSDRGGGFCAYADITLAIKFLFERVEGISRATIIDLDAHQGNGHERDFMDDKRVYIMDVYNRHIYPGDRFAKQAIRRKVELEWGTEDDEYLDKVERNIEKSLQEHLPDVVVYNAGTDILEGDRLGGLSISPAGIVKRDELVFRMVRGRHVPILMVTSGGYQKRTARIIADSILNLFGLGLIGPESPSISAQNSDTPLLPPAVP
- the HDAC11 gene encoding histone deacetylase 11 isoform X6 produces the protein MGLEKLHPFDAGKWGKVINFLKEEKLLSDSMLVEAREASEEDLLVVHTRRYLNELKWSFAVATITEIPPVIFLPNFLVQRKVLRPLRTQTGGTIMPGSLALSSTALCPSAGGGFHHCSSDRGGGFCAYADITLAIKFLFERVEGISRATIIDLDAHQGNGHERDFMDDKRVYIMDVYNRHIYPGDRFAKQAIRRKVELEWGTEDDEYLDKVERNIEKSLQEHLPDVVVYNAGTDILEGDRLGGLSISPAGIVKRDELVFRMVRGRHVPILMVTSGGYQKRTARIIADSILNLFGLGLIGPESPSISAQNSDTPLLPPAVP
- the HDAC11 gene encoding histone deacetylase 11 isoform X1, whose protein sequence is MLHTTQLYQHVPETRWPIVYSPRYNITFMGLEKLHPFDAGKWGKVINFLKEEKLLSDSMLVEAREASEEDLLVVHTRRYLNELKWSFAVATITEIPPVIFLPNFLVQRKVLRPLRTQTGGTIMPGSLALSSTALCPSAGGGFHHCSSDRGGGFCAYADITLAIKFLFERVEGISRATIIDLDAHQGNGHERDFMDDKRVYIMDVYNRHIYPGDRFAKQAIRRKVELEWGTEDDEYLDKVERNIEKSLQEHLPDVVVYNAGTDILEGDRLGGLSISPAGIVKRDELVFRMVRGRHVPILMVTSGGYQKRTARIIADSILNLFGLGLIGPESPSISAQNSDTPLLPPAVP
- the HDAC11 gene encoding histone deacetylase 11 isoform X8 codes for the protein MLHTTQLYQHVPETRWPIVYSPRYNITFMGLEKLHPFDAGKWGKVINFLKEEKLLSDSMLVEAREASEEDLLVVHTRRYLNELKRKVLRPLRTQTGGTIMVGGVGGARPGGGFHHCSSDRGGGFCAYADITLAIKFLFERVEGISRATIIDLDAHQGNGHERDFMDDKRVYIMDVYNRHIYPGDRFAKQAIRRKVELEWGTEDDEYLDKVERNIEKSLQEHLPDVVVYNAGTDILEGDRLGGLSISPAGIVKRDELVFRMVRGRHVPILMVTSGGYQKRTARIIADSILNLFGLGLIGPESPSISAQNSDTPLLPPAVP
- the HDAC11 gene encoding histone deacetylase 11 isoform X5, which translates into the protein MLHTTQLYQHVPETRWPIVYSPRYNITFMGLEKLHPFDAGKWGKVINFLKEEKLLSDSMLVEAREASEEDLLVVHTRRYLNELKRKVLRPLRTQTGGTIMAGKLAVERGWAINVGGGFHHCSSDRGGGFCAYADITLAIKFLFERVEGISRATIIDLDAHQGNGHERDFMDDKRVYIMDVYNRHIYPGDRFAKQAIRRKVELEWGTEDDEYLDKVERNIEKSLQEHLPDVVVYNAGTDILEGDRLGGLSISPAGIVKRDELVFRMVRGRHVPILMVTSGGYQKRTARIIADSILNLFGLGLIGPESPSISAQNSDTPLLPPAVP
- the HDAC11 gene encoding histone deacetylase 11 isoform X3, translating into MLHTTQLYQHVPETRWPIVYSPRYNITFMGLEKLHPFDAGKWGKVINFLKEEKLLSDSMLVEAREASEEDLLVVHTRRYLNELKWSFAVATITEIPPVIFLPNFLVQRKVLRPLRTQTGGTIMVGGVGGARPGGGFHHCSSDRGGGFCAYADITLAIKFLFERVEGISRATIIDLDAHQGNGHERDFMDDKRVYIMDVYNRHIYPGDRFAKQAIRRKVELEWGTEDDEYLDKVERNIEKSLQEHLPDVVVYNAGTDILEGDRLGGLSISPAGIVKRDELVFRMVRGRHVPILMVTSGGYQKRTARIIADSILNLFGLGLIGPESPSISAQNSDTPLLPPAVP
- the HDAC11 gene encoding histone deacetylase 11 isoform X11: MGLEKLHPFDAGKWGKVINFLKEEKLLSDSMLVEAREASEEDLLVVHTRRYLNELKRKVLRPLRTQTGGTIMAGKLAVERGWAINVGGGFHHCSSDRGGGFCAYADITLAIKFLFERVEGISRATIIDLDAHQGNGHERDFMDDKRVYIMDVYNRHIYPGDRFAKQAIRRKVELEWGTEDDEYLDKVERNIEKSLQEHLPDVVVYNAGTDILEGDRLGGLSISPAGIVKRDELVFRMVRGRHVPILMVTSGGYQKRTARIIADSILNLFGLGLIGPESPSISAQNSDTPLLPPAVP
- the HDAC11 gene encoding histone deacetylase 11 isoform X2, producing the protein MLHTTQLYQHVPETRWPIVYSPRYNITFMGLEKLHPFDAGKWGKVINFLKEEKLLSDSMLVEAREASEEDLLVVHTRRYLNELKWSFAVATITEIPPVIFLPNFLVQRKVLRPLRTQTGGTIMVGGVGGARPGWGGWLPPLLQRPWRGLLCLCGHHTRHQGFLFERVEGISRATIIDLDAHQGNGHERDFMDDKRVYIMDVYNRHIYPGDRFAKQAIRRKVELEWGTEDDEYLDKVERNIEKSLQEHLPDVVVYNAGTDILEGDRLGGLSISPAGIVKRDELVFRMVRGRHVPILMVTSGGYQKRTARIIADSILNLFGLGLIGPESPSISAQNSDTPLLPPAVP
- the HDAC11 gene encoding histone deacetylase 11 isoform X13, with the protein product MLHTTQLYQHVPETRWPIVYSPRYNITFMGLEKLHPFDAGKWGKVINFLKEEKLLSDSMLVEAREASEEDLLVVHTRRYLNELKFLFERVEGISRATIIDLDAHQGNGHERDFMDDKRVYIMDVYNRHIYPGDRFAKQAIRRKVELEWGTEDDEYLDKVERNIEKSLQEHLPDVVVYNAGTDILEGDRLGGLSISPAGIVKRDELVFRMVRGRHVPILMVTSGGYQKRTARIIADSILNLFGLGLIGPESPSISAQNSDTPLLPPAVP
- the HDAC11 gene encoding histone deacetylase 11 isoform X4, translated to MLHTTQLYQHVPETRWPIVYSPRYNITFMGLEKLHPFDAGKWGKVINFLKEEKLLSDSMLVEAREASEEDLLVVHTRRYLNELKRKVLRPLRTQTGGTIMPGSLALSSTALCPSAGGGFHHCSSDRGGGFCAYADITLAIKFLFERVEGISRATIIDLDAHQGNGHERDFMDDKRVYIMDVYNRHIYPGDRFAKQAIRRKVELEWGTEDDEYLDKVERNIEKSLQEHLPDVVVYNAGTDILEGDRLGGLSISPAGIVKRDELVFRMVRGRHVPILMVTSGGYQKRTARIIADSILNLFGLGLIGPESPSISAQNSDTPLLPPAVP